The Oreochromis niloticus isolate F11D_XX linkage group LG13, O_niloticus_UMD_NMBU, whole genome shotgun sequence genome has a window encoding:
- the dnajb12a gene encoding dnaJ homolog subfamily B member 12a isoform X2, translating into MRHRGGREEPDVSAQATTDSGKSYTAEQLEAVKKIKSCKDYYQILGVEKTASEEDLKKAYRKLALKFHPDKNHAPGATEAFKAIGNAYAVLSNAEKRRQYDQYGEERTHPSRHRHHHEFEADISPEDLFNMFFGGGFPTSNVHVYRNGRMHFAHHNRQERREQQRDGGLALFVQLMPILILIIVSALSQMMVTQPPYSLSYRPSAGHIHKRHTSSLKVPFYVGERFNEEYSGNMLKTVERSVEEDYISNLRNNCWKEKQQKEGLLYRARYFGDSELYQRAQRMGTPSCSRLSEIQVILDG; encoded by the exons ATGAGACACCGCGGCGGCAGAGAGGAGCCCGATGTGTCCGCACAAGCGACGACGGACTCGGGAAAGTCCTACACAGCCGAGCAGCTGGAGGCCGTTAAAAA GATTAAGAGCTGTAAAGATTACTATCAAATCCTAGGAGTGGAAAAGACTGCATCTGAGGAGGACCTTAAAAAGGCTTACAGAAAGCTCGCTCTGAAATTTCACCCAGATAAAAATCACGCACCAGGAGCCACGGAAGCATTTAAAG CTATTGGTAATGCATATGCTGTTCTGAGTAACGCTGAGAAACGAAGGCAGTACGACCAGTATGGTGAGGAGAGAACGCACCCGAGCAGACACAGACACCATCATGAGTTTGAAGCAGATATCTCACCCGAGGACCTCTTTAACATGTTCTTTGGTGGAGGCTTTCCAACAA GTAACGTACATGTTTACAGAAATGGAAGAATGCACTTTGCACACCATAATAGGCAAGAAAGACGAGAACAACAGAGAGAT GGAGGTCTGGCTCTGTTTGTCCAGCTGATGCCCATCTTAATCCTCATCATTGTTTCAGCTCTCAGTCAGATGATGGTCACCCAGCCGCCATACAGCCTTAGCTACCGCCC GTCAGCAGGACATATCCACAAAAGGCATACATCAAGCCTGAAGGTGCCTTTTTATGTGGGAGAACGTTTCAATGAGGAATATTCTGGAAATATGCTGAAGACTGTGGAGAGAAGTGTAGAAGAAGACTACATCTCCAATCTACGAAACAACTGTTGGAAGGAGAAGCAGCAGA AGGAAGGCTTACTGTATCGTGCTCGTTACTTCGGGGATTCTGAGTTGTACCAGAGAGCACAGAGGATGGGGACTCCCAGCTGTTCCAGACTATCTGAGATTCAAGTCATATTGGATGGCTAG
- the LOC100699412 gene encoding DNA damage-inducible transcript 4 protein, translating into MSCNQSLDGSFPPSPSEDRGSQRLSWSSLLHKLTELKGHNQRVTEDQYCRSESGSMTDLSELDISSFFYPLEETLAADVVTAISHSLSDASHTSLDCSKLILPDCLLHNISQELLHLAAIEPCGLRGALIDLCVDMGEQGSPCTVDQIAVDPSLVPTFHVTLVLRVESSGLWPKVQKLFKSSKPAQTSSTSPKHHDTLKLSTSFRAIKRKLYSSAALLVEEC; encoded by the exons aTGTCTTGCAATCAGTCTCTGGACGGTAGTTTTCCTCCATCTCCATCAGAGGACAGGGGCTCACAGCGGCTGTCCTGGAGCAGTTTGCTTCACAAGCTGACAGAGCTGAAGGGACACAATCAGAGGGTGACAGAAGATCAATACTGCAGGAGTGAATCTG GATCTATGACAGATCTGTCAGAGTTAGACATCAGCTCCTTCTTCTATCCTCTGGAGGAGACCTTGGCTGCAGACGTTGTGACTGCCATTTCACATAGTCTCAGTGATGCATCGCACACCAGCTTGGATTGCTCCAAACTCATCCTCCCTGACTGCCTGCTACACAATATCAGCCAAGAGCTGCTCCACTTGGCCGCGATAGAGCCTTGTGGTCTCAGGGGAGCACTCATCGACCTGTGCGTTGACATGGGGGAACAGGGCTCCCCATGTACTGTGGATCAAATAGCAGTAGATCCATCCCTGGTCCCAACTTTCCATGTGACACTGGTGCTGAGGGTGGAGTCCAGTGGACTGTGGCCAAAAGTTCAGAAGCTCTTCAAAAGTAGCAAACCAGCACAGACATCCTCAACGTCTCCGAAGCACCACGACACCCTGAAGCTGAGCACGAGTTTCAGGGCTATCAAGAGGAAACTGTACAGTTCAGCCGCACTGCTGGTTGAGGAGTGCTGA
- the dnajb12a gene encoding dnaJ homolog subfamily B member 12a isoform X1, which translates to MDSNKDEAERCIKIALNAVSNNQPDKARKFLEKAQRLFPTEQAKNLLESLAQNGKPPEENGSHVNGEGPAMRHRGGREEPDVSAQATTDSGKSYTAEQLEAVKKIKSCKDYYQILGVEKTASEEDLKKAYRKLALKFHPDKNHAPGATEAFKAIGNAYAVLSNAEKRRQYDQYGEERTHPSRHRHHHEFEADISPEDLFNMFFGGGFPTSNVHVYRNGRMHFAHHNRQERREQQRDGGLALFVQLMPILILIIVSALSQMMVTQPPYSLSYRPSAGHIHKRHTSSLKVPFYVGERFNEEYSGNMLKTVERSVEEDYISNLRNNCWKEKQQKEGLLYRARYFGDSELYQRAQRMGTPSCSRLSEIQVILDG; encoded by the exons ATGGACTCAAACAAGGACGAAGCGGAGCGGTGCATTAAAATAGCCCTAAATGCAGTCAGTAACAACCAGCCGGATAAAGCCAGAAAGTTCCTGGAGAAGGCACAACGCCTGTTTCCGACAGAGCAAGCCAAAA ACTTACTGGAGTCTTTAGCGCAGAATGGAAAGCCTCCGGAGGAGAACGGCAGTCATGTGAACGGAGAAGGACCCGCTATGAGACACCGCGGCGGCAGAGAGGAGCCCGATGTGTCCGCACAAGCGACGACGGACTCGGGAAAGTCCTACACAGCCGAGCAGCTGGAGGCCGTTAAAAA GATTAAGAGCTGTAAAGATTACTATCAAATCCTAGGAGTGGAAAAGACTGCATCTGAGGAGGACCTTAAAAAGGCTTACAGAAAGCTCGCTCTGAAATTTCACCCAGATAAAAATCACGCACCAGGAGCCACGGAAGCATTTAAAG CTATTGGTAATGCATATGCTGTTCTGAGTAACGCTGAGAAACGAAGGCAGTACGACCAGTATGGTGAGGAGAGAACGCACCCGAGCAGACACAGACACCATCATGAGTTTGAAGCAGATATCTCACCCGAGGACCTCTTTAACATGTTCTTTGGTGGAGGCTTTCCAACAA GTAACGTACATGTTTACAGAAATGGAAGAATGCACTTTGCACACCATAATAGGCAAGAAAGACGAGAACAACAGAGAGAT GGAGGTCTGGCTCTGTTTGTCCAGCTGATGCCCATCTTAATCCTCATCATTGTTTCAGCTCTCAGTCAGATGATGGTCACCCAGCCGCCATACAGCCTTAGCTACCGCCC GTCAGCAGGACATATCCACAAAAGGCATACATCAAGCCTGAAGGTGCCTTTTTATGTGGGAGAACGTTTCAATGAGGAATATTCTGGAAATATGCTGAAGACTGTGGAGAGAAGTGTAGAAGAAGACTACATCTCCAATCTACGAAACAACTGTTGGAAGGAGAAGCAGCAGA AGGAAGGCTTACTGTATCGTGCTCGTTACTTCGGGGATTCTGAGTTGTACCAGAGAGCACAGAGGATGGGGACTCCCAGCTGTTCCAGACTATCTGAGATTCAAGTCATATTGGATGGCTAG